One Dysosmobacter welbionis DNA segment encodes these proteins:
- a CDS encoding sigma-54 interaction domain-containing protein, producing MEKKAISIIALDPRAARSYGRDVEGLFGEVADVSVFSVMDGSAMGMLPHADLFAASTDAFGSPEELARHVPIDSQTMAVQASFRWQELRRLKELPAGSRVLFVNMTETMAREAIAQLEQFGITHVHWIPFYPGAELPGDVHIAVTPDEMRYVPEEIETKIDVGQRACTSGMMIEIALRLGLEHLLETEKFQTYFQSIATSNYSFDQMFARSIRLESQFHILMETLEDGVVGVNERGEVFACNRHAEEITRTSADLVMGKPASQVFPYLPFSKCLQERERLPAKIIRLNGINVSAEVVPVMRQRACIGAFAILQRFNDVEARQSQLRNQLLHKGYRAKYGFEDVIGESDAIQKAKEVLRRMAVSESPILLIGETGTGKELFAHAVHRASRRRNGPFVAINVAAFPENLLESELFGYEEGAFTGAKKGGRLGLLEISHQGTLFLDEVEGMSPALQVKLLRVLQEREIMRVGGTSIIPIDVRIVAATNESLERKVAEGTFRRDLYYRLSTLPIVIPPLSERGDDLFLILEQFQKELGGSFRLTPQVRGFLKSYSWPGNIRELRNVVEYFLYTGHDPITMEDLPPTVFHRAPQAPIRQLPETPQQPSSDVFRFVLEQLYQASEARQPIGRERLLQLARDAFVPTSQQEIRSILAQMADQGLVRVSRGRGGSQLTPEGRQLYETGRI from the coding sequence GCCTGTTCGGAGAGGTGGCGGATGTCTCGGTGTTTTCCGTCATGGACGGGAGCGCCATGGGCATGCTGCCCCATGCGGATCTGTTTGCCGCCTCCACGGACGCCTTTGGGTCGCCGGAAGAGCTGGCCCGCCACGTGCCTATCGACAGTCAGACCATGGCGGTGCAGGCCTCCTTCCGCTGGCAGGAGCTGCGGCGGCTGAAGGAACTGCCCGCCGGCAGCCGGGTGCTGTTTGTCAACATGACGGAGACCATGGCCCGGGAGGCCATCGCCCAGCTGGAGCAGTTCGGCATCACCCACGTCCATTGGATTCCCTTCTATCCCGGGGCAGAGCTGCCGGGGGATGTGCACATCGCAGTGACACCGGACGAGATGCGCTATGTGCCGGAGGAGATCGAGACCAAAATCGACGTGGGACAGCGGGCCTGCACCTCCGGCATGATGATCGAGATCGCCCTGCGGCTGGGGCTGGAGCATCTGCTGGAGACGGAGAAGTTCCAGACCTATTTCCAATCGATTGCAACCAGCAATTACAGCTTTGACCAGATGTTCGCCCGCTCCATCCGGCTCGAGAGCCAATTCCATATTTTAATGGAGACGCTGGAGGACGGCGTGGTGGGCGTCAACGAACGGGGCGAGGTCTTCGCCTGCAACCGCCATGCGGAGGAAATCACCCGTACCAGCGCCGACTTGGTGATGGGCAAGCCGGCCTCTCAGGTCTTCCCCTATCTCCCCTTCTCGAAATGTTTACAGGAACGGGAGCGGCTGCCTGCCAAAATCATCCGCCTCAACGGCATCAACGTCAGCGCGGAGGTGGTGCCGGTGATGCGGCAGCGGGCCTGCATCGGCGCGTTTGCCATCCTGCAGCGGTTCAACGACGTGGAGGCCCGGCAGAGCCAGCTGCGCAACCAGCTGCTTCACAAGGGCTACCGCGCCAAGTACGGCTTTGAGGATGTGATCGGGGAGTCGGATGCCATCCAGAAGGCCAAGGAGGTGCTGCGGCGGATGGCTGTCAGCGAGAGCCCCATCCTGCTGATCGGCGAGACCGGCACCGGCAAGGAGCTGTTCGCCCACGCGGTCCACCGGGCCTCCCGGCGGCGGAACGGGCCCTTCGTGGCCATCAACGTGGCGGCCTTCCCGGAAAACCTGCTGGAGAGCGAGCTCTTCGGCTATGAGGAGGGGGCCTTCACCGGCGCCAAAAAGGGCGGCCGCCTGGGCCTGCTTGAGATCTCCCACCAGGGCACGCTGTTTCTGGACGAGGTGGAGGGCATGAGTCCGGCTCTTCAGGTCAAGCTGCTCCGGGTCCTGCAGGAACGGGAGATCATGCGGGTGGGCGGCACCTCCATCATTCCCATCGACGTGCGGATCGTGGCCGCCACCAACGAGTCTCTGGAGCGGAAGGTGGCGGAGGGCACCTTCCGCCGGGATCTGTATTACCGTCTCAGCACCCTGCCCATCGTCATCCCGCCCCTGTCGGAGCGGGGGGACGATCTGTTCCTGATCCTGGAGCAGTTCCAAAAGGAGCTGGGCGGCAGCTTCCGCCTGACGCCTCAGGTGCGGGGCTTTCTGAAATCCTACTCCTGGCCGGGCAACATCCGGGAGCTGCGGAACGTAGTGGAGTACTTTCTCTACACCGGCCACGATCCCATCACCATGGAGGACCTGCCCCCCACCGTGTTCCACAGAGCCCCGCAGGCGCCGATCCGGCAGTTGCCGGAGACGCCGCAGCAGCCTTCTTCTGATGTGTTCCGCTTTGTGCTGGAACAGCTGTATCAGGCCTCAGAGGCCCGGCAGCCCATCGGCCGGGAGCGGCTGCTGCAGCTGGCGCGGGATGCTTTTGTCCCCACTTCCCAACAGGAAATCCGAAGCATTCTGGCCCAGATGGCAGACCAGGGACTGGTCCGGGTCAGCCGGGGGAGGGGCGGCAGCCAGCTGACGCCGGAGGGCCGGCAGCTATACGAAACTGGTCGAATTTGA
- a CDS encoding MalY/PatB family protein, giving the protein MTYQFDAVVDRSGNHSAKYDERKKKFGTEDVIPLWIADMDFKTAQPIIDALKARAEEGIWGYTARPDSYFEAIRGWQKRRNGWDIDQSLMSFSLGVVQTLSACVKLFTPEGGSVLIQTPVYSEFYDMTEAWNRKVLENQFVEKDGKWTVDWADFEEKLKQADLFLLCSPHNPLGHVWTEEELRRMMELCLKHHVLVVSDEIHSDLIFHGKKHIPTATLSPEIAANVITGISGTKTFNLAGLQASTVVFPNAHKKEVFDKFWMNMDIHRNNAFSLTAMEAAFNQGDEWLDQLLPYLSANFDYVVDYCEKRIPKIKTYAPDATYLMWLDCRELGMGNEALHDFMIRKAKLGLNDGCSFGRSLNGFMRLNAACPRATLEQAMRQLEAAVNSL; this is encoded by the coding sequence ATGACCTACCAGTTTGACGCGGTGGTGGACCGCTCCGGGAACCACTCCGCCAAGTATGACGAGCGGAAGAAGAAATTCGGCACAGAGGACGTGATCCCCCTGTGGATCGCGGACATGGACTTCAAGACCGCCCAGCCCATCATCGACGCCCTGAAGGCCCGGGCCGAGGAGGGCATCTGGGGCTATACCGCCCGGCCGGACAGCTATTTTGAGGCCATTCGGGGCTGGCAGAAGCGCCGCAACGGCTGGGATATCGACCAGTCCCTCATGAGCTTCAGCCTGGGCGTGGTGCAGACCCTGTCCGCCTGCGTGAAGCTGTTCACCCCGGAGGGTGGCAGCGTCCTGATTCAGACGCCGGTGTACTCCGAGTTCTATGATATGACCGAGGCATGGAACCGCAAGGTTCTGGAGAATCAGTTCGTGGAGAAGGACGGCAAGTGGACCGTTGACTGGGCAGACTTTGAGGAGAAACTGAAGCAGGCGGACCTGTTCCTGCTGTGCTCCCCCCACAACCCCCTGGGCCATGTCTGGACGGAAGAGGAGCTGCGCCGGATGATGGAACTGTGCCTGAAGCATCACGTGCTGGTGGTCTCCGACGAGATCCACTCCGACCTGATCTTCCACGGCAAAAAGCACATCCCCACTGCCACCCTGTCCCCCGAGATCGCCGCCAACGTCATCACCGGCATCTCTGGCACCAAGACCTTCAACCTGGCCGGCCTGCAGGCCAGCACAGTGGTGTTCCCCAACGCGCACAAAAAGGAGGTCTTTGACAAGTTCTGGATGAACATGGATATCCACCGGAACAACGCCTTCTCCCTCACCGCCATGGAGGCGGCCTTCAACCAGGGCGATGAGTGGCTGGACCAGCTGCTTCCCTATCTCTCCGCCAACTTTGACTATGTGGTGGACTACTGTGAAAAGCGCATCCCTAAGATCAAGACCTATGCCCCCGACGCCACCTATCTGATGTGGCTGGACTGCCGGGAGCTGGGCATGGGCAATGAGGCGCTCCACGACTTCATGATCCGGAAGGCCAAGCTGGGCCTCAACGACGGCTGCTCCTTCGGCCGGAGCCTCAATGGCTTCATGCGCCTGAACGCCGCCTGCCCCCGCGCCACTTTGGAACAGGCCATGCGCCAGCTGGAGGCCGCTGTCAACAGCCTGTAA
- a CDS encoding dicarboxylate/amino acid:cation symporter, with translation MATIQKKSFWQQYGGLILILGGIAIGALIGAFAPSVGTTIKPIGDIFLNLLFTIVVPLVFVSIASAVGSMANMKRLGRILGSTVGTFIFTGLIAAACVLTWVNLFSPSAGASIQLTTGEVGEAQSAGELLVSSLTVSDFSDLWDKSNMLPLIIFAIIFGFCVSACGGDESPMGKLLNNLNDIIMKFVGVIMFIAPIGLGAYFANLVATYGPEIVGDYGRSMLVYYPLCLLYAVIFFPLYAFLAGGKLGVRMMIQNIFPPAITAFATQSSAATIPVNKEACDNIGVPKDVSDLVLPMGCTMHMDGSVLSSIVKIAFLYGVFGKDFVGAETYAMAIVVAILSAFVLSGAPGGGLVGEMLIVSMFNFPAEAFPIIATLGFIFDPAATCLNSSGDTIASMIVTRLVEGKDWLVKAVAAKKETA, from the coding sequence ATGGCAACCATTCAAAAGAAGAGCTTCTGGCAGCAGTACGGAGGCCTGATTCTGATTCTGGGCGGCATCGCCATCGGCGCCCTGATCGGCGCTTTCGCGCCCTCTGTGGGTACCACCATCAAGCCCATCGGCGATATCTTCCTGAATCTGCTGTTCACCATTGTGGTTCCTCTGGTGTTTGTGTCCATCGCCTCCGCAGTGGGCAGCATGGCCAACATGAAGCGCCTGGGCCGGATCCTGGGTTCCACCGTCGGCACCTTCATCTTCACCGGCCTGATCGCAGCGGCCTGCGTGCTGACCTGGGTCAACCTGTTCAGCCCCTCCGCAGGCGCCTCCATCCAGCTGACCACCGGCGAGGTAGGCGAGGCCCAGAGCGCAGGCGAGCTGCTGGTCAGTTCCCTGACTGTGTCCGATTTCTCCGACCTGTGGGATAAGTCCAACATGCTGCCCCTAATCATTTTCGCCATCATCTTCGGCTTCTGCGTGTCCGCCTGCGGCGGCGACGAGAGCCCTATGGGCAAGCTGCTGAACAACCTGAATGACATCATCATGAAGTTCGTGGGCGTCATCATGTTCATCGCTCCCATCGGCTTGGGCGCCTACTTCGCCAACCTGGTTGCCACCTATGGTCCAGAGATCGTGGGTGACTACGGCCGGTCCATGCTGGTCTACTATCCCCTGTGCCTGCTCTATGCGGTGATCTTCTTCCCGCTATATGCCTTCCTGGCCGGCGGCAAGCTGGGCGTCCGGATGATGATCCAGAACATCTTCCCGCCTGCCATCACAGCCTTTGCCACCCAGTCCTCCGCCGCCACCATTCCGGTCAACAAGGAGGCCTGTGACAACATCGGCGTGCCCAAGGACGTCAGCGACCTGGTGCTGCCCATGGGCTGCACCATGCACATGGACGGCTCCGTCCTCAGTTCCATCGTGAAGATCGCCTTCCTGTACGGCGTCTTCGGCAAGGACTTCGTCGGCGCGGAGACCTATGCCATGGCCATCGTTGTGGCCATTCTCTCCGCCTTTGTGCTCTCCGGCGCTCCCGGCGGCGGCCTGGTGGGCGAGATGCTGATTGTCAGCATGTTCAACTTCCCCGCCGAGGCATTCCCCATCATCGCCACCCTGGGCTTCATCTTCGACCCTGCCGCCACCTGCCTGAACTCCTCCGGCGACACCATCGCCTCCATGATCGTCACCCGTCTGGTGGAGGGCAAGGACTGGCTCGTGAAGGCTGTGGCCGCCAAGAAGGAGACCGCCTGA
- a CDS encoding DUF6774 domain-containing protein, protein MDAYDWSTGVYATAVAMAKCMTTEELSRTAILLTQLGTTLGTLAALRQMEEGGTGAVTEV, encoded by the coding sequence ATGGATGCCTATGATTGGAGCACAGGAGTCTACGCCACAGCGGTGGCCATGGCAAAATGCATGACCACGGAGGAGCTGTCCCGCACGGCGATCCTGCTGACCCAGCTGGGCACCACTCTGGGCACCCTGGCGGCCCTGCGGCAGATGGAGGAGGGCGGTACAGGAGCCGTCACGGAGGTTTGA
- a CDS encoding DUF2812 domain-containing protein, with amino-acid sequence MGAENRHGQSSYRKSCPISIYDVAAVETWLEDLARKGENPVCFTGSRVDLLLDEPWECRFRLQPLQRWKEALDPERVEAYRSMGWRLVGQLGPFWVWRCDDPNAPELDTDPVVQGEGYRYLKRRMIFRTVGGGLIWLVMTAYFILAVALSAASLENILRNASWLGFVAAPLVAAALLTILGMQLWLDARNTWRLWKTLTAGVPLERPKLYRRQLRLGQLAWGAALVISVLNLVVSIQNLDGNPSGWDHAARTVYEAGERPPVQMVLADLTALDGLEPLRTEVQEKSLPIAPEMYAARQSAVLPDGEQAFLQTAYYRMLTAGLAQTLTAELTENRAGFLDSRPELPLDPIEAPALDGFWWAEEADGIGSPEQFAVLRQGKQVLTLWYTGSADLRTETAYLTSLLEK; translated from the coding sequence ATGGGCGCTGAAAACAGACATGGGCAGAGCTCCTATCGGAAGAGCTGCCCCATCAGCATCTACGACGTGGCGGCGGTGGAGACCTGGCTGGAGGACCTGGCCCGCAAGGGGGAGAACCCCGTCTGCTTCACGGGCAGCCGGGTGGACCTGTTGCTGGACGAACCGTGGGAGTGCCGCTTCCGGCTCCAGCCCCTCCAAAGGTGGAAAGAGGCTTTGGACCCGGAGCGGGTGGAGGCATACCGGAGCATGGGCTGGCGGCTGGTGGGGCAGCTGGGGCCCTTCTGGGTCTGGCGGTGCGATGACCCGAATGCCCCGGAGCTGGACACGGACCCGGTGGTCCAGGGAGAGGGATACCGATACTTAAAGCGGCGGATGATCTTCCGCACAGTGGGGGGCGGGCTGATCTGGCTGGTAATGACGGCGTATTTCATCCTGGCGGTGGCGCTTTCGGCTGCTTCTCTGGAGAACATCCTGAGAAACGCCAGCTGGCTGGGCTTTGTAGCCGCGCCGCTGGTGGCTGCGGCGCTGCTGACCATCTTGGGGATGCAGCTCTGGCTGGATGCCCGGAACACCTGGCGGCTGTGGAAGACTCTGACGGCGGGCGTCCCGCTGGAGAGGCCCAAGCTATACCGCCGTCAGCTGCGGCTGGGACAGCTGGCGTGGGGCGCTGCACTGGTCATATCTGTGCTGAATCTGGTGGTCAGCATTCAGAATCTGGACGGCAATCCCTCTGGTTGGGACCATGCGGCGCGGACGGTTTATGAAGCGGGGGAACGTCCGCCGGTGCAGATGGTTCTGGCGGACCTGACAGCCCTGGACGGCCTGGAGCCTTTGCGGACAGAGGTGCAGGAAAAATCCCTTCCCATCGCGCCGGAGATGTACGCTGCCCGCCAGTCTGCGGTGCTGCCCGACGGGGAGCAGGCTTTTCTCCAGACCGCGTATTACCGTATGCTGACAGCCGGATTGGCCCAGACCTTGACGGCAGAGCTGACGGAGAACCGGGCCGGCTTTCTGGACAGCCGGCCGGAACTGCCGCTGGACCCAATAGAGGCCCCGGCTCTGGACGGCTTCTGGTGGGCAGAGGAGGCGGACGGAATCGGAAGTCCTGAACAATTCGCCGTGCTCCGGCAGGGAAAACAGGTTCTTACCCTTTGGTACACCGGCTCTGCGGACCTGCGGACAGAGACGGCGTATCTGACCTCTTTGCTGGAGAAATGA
- a CDS encoding DUF2812 domain-containing protein, giving the protein MSGRQEYREFRPVELYDVAAVESWLEERDREGYHLLRFRGLYGIFCQDCSVAPSRYRLQPLLRKEKSPLPEMTDAYRELGWEYVCTLAGTFHIWRCGDPAAPELDTDPVVQSMGYGYLERKMRRHLLRLPAILLVCLGICVLPWFWGAGDMPLVDQLEHALPGEGLFWLLMAAAVVGVELLDAFRMRRLLRSLGTGVPLERPRSWRLQKRVTQAVMVLIWAGVLISWLLPDGGDPHFTRSAMDGDGEPLAEVVYVDLRELEGSEELTGFSAERKSLLLAPRMYWTRQSTEGPGGPLNLISGNTSYYRMGTKGLALRVEEELKTWQKWFGGGEPERLKVPGLDSFWWAGDEQLSRREDPCQCVVARRGNCVLMFSYTGHKDLRIQTDYFAAVLMKFQ; this is encoded by the coding sequence ATGAGCGGTCGGCAGGAATACAGGGAGTTCCGGCCTGTGGAGCTCTATGACGTGGCTGCTGTGGAGTCCTGGCTGGAGGAACGGGACCGGGAGGGCTATCACCTGCTGCGGTTCCGGGGGCTTTACGGAATCTTTTGTCAGGATTGCTCCGTCGCTCCCAGCCGCTACCGGCTCCAGCCCCTGCTGCGCAAAGAGAAGTCTCCGCTGCCGGAGATGACGGATGCCTACAGAGAGCTGGGGTGGGAATATGTTTGCACCTTGGCGGGGACCTTCCACATCTGGCGCTGCGGCGACCCGGCCGCCCCGGAGCTGGACACGGACCCGGTGGTCCAGAGCATGGGGTACGGGTATCTTGAGCGAAAAATGCGGCGCCATCTGCTGCGGCTGCCCGCGATCCTGCTGGTGTGCCTGGGGATCTGTGTCCTTCCCTGGTTCTGGGGCGCCGGGGACATGCCTCTGGTGGATCAGCTGGAGCATGCCCTGCCGGGCGAGGGACTGTTCTGGCTGCTGATGGCGGCGGCCGTGGTGGGGGTCGAGCTGCTGGACGCCTTCCGGATGCGCCGGCTGCTGCGGTCGCTGGGCACCGGCGTCCCTCTGGAACGCCCCAGATCCTGGCGGCTCCAGAAACGGGTCACGCAGGCGGTAATGGTCCTGATTTGGGCGGGCGTCCTGATATCCTGGCTGCTCCCGGATGGCGGAGATCCCCATTTCACCCGGTCGGCCATGGACGGGGACGGCGAGCCGCTGGCGGAGGTGGTATATGTGGATCTGCGGGAGCTGGAGGGCTCGGAGGAGCTGACCGGTTTTTCCGCTGAGCGCAAGTCCCTGCTGTTGGCACCCCGGATGTACTGGACCCGGCAGTCCACGGAAGGCCCCGGCGGCCCGTTGAATCTGATCTCCGGCAACACCTCGTATTACCGCATGGGGACGAAAGGGCTGGCCCTTCGGGTGGAGGAAGAGCTCAAGACCTGGCAGAAGTGGTTCGGCGGCGGGGAGCCGGAACGGCTAAAGGTCCCCGGACTGGACAGCTTCTGGTGGGCCGGAGATGAGCAGCTCTCCCGGCGGGAGGATCCGTGCCAGTGCGTGGTGGCCCGGCGGGGAAACTGCGTGCTGATGTTTTCCTATACCGGGCACAAGGACCTGCGGATACAGACTGACTACTTCGCCGCCGTTCTGATGAAATTTCAGTAG
- a CDS encoding DUF2812 domain-containing protein — MLKLMPMNIYDVAAQQARMEDQAARGWFAVSVPGIFFLAVFEKGEPKAVRYRLEPAPVKESCPDPERLAAYRSMGWEYVDTSGKSVHLWRCDDPDAPELHTDPETEAQAYDRLFRRQQKVTQFWAAVTALLAVLAVQTLLTERTLLVWSVQEWKPLWREAAYWGFLLALALAAFRQWWSLRRYLRPLRAGVPVCHRRPYRLACGLSLAIMLLWGIYIASLCADMADPRSRPFEPAETFDEPVPYITEKGLQEVQAIHWDNWLTTDQWWTFEGMGDWETENRYYRLRFPWLADDLVDGILADYQEKGWPIMAWQIPGLDETWVSTRDDYGYWFLVVRLGDQVWSISTGTTEPTIDLAERYAAVLAEVQQKEKGGAIYERSAGIQGVPACGAL, encoded by the coding sequence ATGCTGAAGCTGATGCCCATGAACATTTACGACGTAGCCGCCCAGCAGGCCCGGATGGAGGACCAGGCCGCCCGGGGGTGGTTTGCCGTCTCGGTTCCCGGTATTTTCTTCCTGGCGGTCTTTGAGAAGGGGGAGCCAAAGGCTGTTCGCTACCGACTGGAACCTGCCCCAGTAAAGGAGAGCTGCCCGGACCCAGAGCGCCTGGCGGCCTACCGGTCTATGGGCTGGGAGTATGTGGACACCTCCGGCAAGTCCGTGCACCTGTGGCGATGCGATGATCCCGATGCGCCGGAACTCCACACGGACCCGGAGACAGAGGCCCAGGCATATGACCGGCTGTTCCGCCGCCAGCAAAAGGTGACGCAGTTCTGGGCCGCGGTCACGGCGCTTCTGGCGGTGCTGGCGGTACAGACGCTTCTGACAGAGAGAACCCTTCTCGTATGGAGTGTGCAGGAGTGGAAGCCACTGTGGCGGGAGGCCGCCTATTGGGGCTTTCTGCTGGCACTCGCATTGGCGGCGTTCCGGCAGTGGTGGTCTCTACGACGGTATCTGCGGCCTCTGCGGGCGGGAGTACCCGTGTGCCACAGGCGGCCTTACCGGCTGGCCTGCGGATTGTCCCTGGCGATCATGCTGCTGTGGGGAATTTACATCGCATCACTCTGCGCCGATATGGCGGACCCCAGATCGCGGCCCTTTGAACCGGCGGAGACCTTTGACGAGCCGGTCCCATATATCACGGAAAAGGGATTGCAGGAGGTCCAGGCCATCCACTGGGACAACTGGCTTACCACAGACCAGTGGTGGACCTTTGAGGGCATGGGCGACTGGGAGACGGAGAACCGCTACTACCGCCTCCGTTTCCCCTGGCTGGCGGACGATCTGGTAGACGGCATCTTGGCGGACTACCAGGAGAAAGGCTGGCCCATCATGGCCTGGCAGATCCCCGGACTGGACGAGACCTGGGTGTCCACTCGCGACGACTACGGGTATTGGTTCCTAGTGGTCCGGCTGGGGGATCAGGTGTGGAGCATCTCCACAGGCACCACGGAGCCAACGATAGATCTGGCGGAGCGGTACGCCGCCGTCCTGGCGGAGGTTCAGCAGAAAGAGAAGGGGGGAGCGATCTATGAGCGGTCGGCAGGAATACAGGGAGTTCCGGCCTGTGGAGCTCTATGA
- a CDS encoding DUF2812 domain-containing protein gives MKKRFLMPEAYWDTALLERWLEEKAVQGWRPVSFSRYGSGKFEPAEPRKLRYRLEPLRTETYDAQCEREETYREMGWEPAGVLGDYRVYACADPQAPELFTDPSALCLTWERQLRLFRRHRLISMVLIVVWTILQFRSLWESGQPVDVFLKGMWAVWLLAVVCALEWLCGNLRALRGVQRMRRQLEAGMAPDTEDLDASLRRRRRQNLVSWGICGLVAALAVSVFGSQQEMPLSDAPEPLPYVSMEAVAPEAAALPLDSSVYRERRSLLTDHREVSQFRWDFKASLWAGFDRVRFTFLAEALYRERLANFLDTWSVVEVREVADSRFDQAVVIDTDKNRCFIGRMGRAVLMERVRTDRDLMDHLDNFAAVLAEFQ, from the coding sequence GTGAAAAAGCGTTTTCTCATGCCGGAGGCCTATTGGGATACCGCCCTTCTGGAGCGGTGGCTGGAGGAAAAAGCTGTCCAGGGCTGGCGGCCGGTGTCGTTTTCTCGCTATGGCAGCGGAAAGTTTGAGCCGGCGGAGCCCAGGAAGCTCCGGTATCGGCTGGAGCCCCTGCGGACAGAGACCTATGACGCCCAATGTGAGCGGGAGGAGACTTACCGGGAAATGGGGTGGGAGCCTGCCGGCGTCCTGGGGGACTATCGGGTCTATGCCTGCGCGGACCCACAGGCGCCGGAGCTGTTTACAGATCCCTCTGCCCTGTGTCTGACCTGGGAGAGGCAGCTGCGGCTGTTCCGGCGACATAGGCTGATCTCCATGGTGCTGATTGTTGTCTGGACGATCTTGCAGTTTCGCAGCCTCTGGGAGAGCGGCCAGCCGGTGGATGTGTTCCTGAAAGGGATGTGGGCTGTGTGGCTGCTTGCGGTGGTCTGTGCCCTGGAGTGGCTCTGCGGCAATCTGCGGGCGCTGCGGGGCGTTCAGCGGATGCGCCGCCAGCTGGAGGCGGGGATGGCGCCGGATACTGAGGACCTGGATGCGTCGTTACGGCGGCGGAGGCGGCAGAATCTCGTCTCCTGGGGGATTTGCGGACTGGTGGCTGCACTTGCCGTATCTGTATTCGGCAGCCAGCAGGAGATGCCCTTGTCCGACGCGCCGGAGCCCTTGCCCTATGTCTCCATGGAGGCAGTGGCCCCGGAGGCCGCCGCCCTGCCCTTGGATTCATCTGTTTACCGGGAGAGACGGAGTCTGCTGACGGATCACCGGGAGGTCAGCCAGTTCCGCTGGGATTTTAAAGCGTCCCTGTGGGCCGGTTTCGACCGGGTGCGGTTCACCTTCCTGGCGGAGGCCCTGTATCGGGAACGCTTAGCGAATTTCTTGGACACCTGGTCCGTGGTAGAGGTCCGGGAGGTGGCGGACAGCCGCTTTGACCAAGCGGTGGTGATCGACACGGATAAAAACCGATGCTTCATCGGCCGGATGGGGCGGGCGGTGCTGATGGAGCGGGTGCGGACAGACCGGGACCTGATGGATCACCTGGACAACTTCGCCGCCGTCCTGGCGGAGTTTCAATAG
- a CDS encoding PadR family transcriptional regulator, producing the protein MAREPLKVLTESMFYVLLSLLRQERCGTEIVRYVDDATAGRVPLGPGTLYTILAKFQEEGLIREAAVEGRKRTYAITDRGRALFRQELSRLRLCVADGEREELASERLLPGMREEAP; encoded by the coding sequence ATGGCCAGGGAGCCGCTGAAAGTCCTGACGGAGAGCATGTTCTATGTGCTGTTGAGCCTGCTGCGGCAGGAGCGGTGCGGCACGGAGATTGTCCGGTATGTGGATGACGCCACCGCCGGTCGGGTACCCCTGGGGCCAGGGACGCTGTACACGATTCTGGCAAAATTTCAGGAGGAGGGCTTGATCCGGGAGGCGGCGGTGGAGGGGCGGAAGCGGACCTACGCCATCACGGACCGGGGCCGGGCCCTGTTCCGGCAGGAGCTCTCCCGCCTGCGCCTCTGCGTGGCCGATGGCGAGCGGGAGGAGCTGGCGTCGGAGCGGCTGCTGCCGGGGATGAGAGAGGAGGCACCGTGA
- a CDS encoding cell wall hydrolase, with protein sequence MKRKLLCGLLAALTLTCATVKAAPSRVVPVQVDGTVLSQGVNYLQSGVTYVPLRGLLDAFGGWSVWWDSSRKVAAAASGSQSVTANPSRNTVTVNGRTYSGKVFVERGRTYIPLRTLATALGGSVAWDPQLGGAAVTSPGADHNAMDLYWLSRIISAESRGENMTGQIAVGNVVLNRVAAKEFPNTIPAVIFDRKHDVQFTPVSNGTVYLPPTAKSVEAAKRVLNGENTAGKALYFYAPALSQGTWINANRAYLKTIGCHRFYL encoded by the coding sequence ATGAAACGAAAACTTCTCTGCGGCCTGCTGGCCGCCCTTACCCTGACCTGCGCCACCGTCAAGGCGGCCCCCAGCCGGGTGGTGCCCGTCCAGGTGGACGGCACCGTTCTGAGTCAGGGCGTCAACTACCTGCAGAGCGGCGTGACCTATGTTCCCCTCCGGGGACTGCTGGATGCCTTCGGCGGCTGGAGCGTCTGGTGGGACAGCAGCCGAAAGGTGGCTGCCGCCGCCTCCGGCAGCCAGTCCGTCACCGCAAACCCGTCCCGAAATACCGTGACGGTCAACGGCCGTACATACAGCGGCAAGGTCTTTGTGGAGCGTGGCCGGACCTACATCCCCCTGCGGACTCTGGCCACCGCCCTGGGCGGCAGCGTGGCCTGGGATCCCCAGCTGGGCGGCGCGGCGGTGACCTCTCCCGGCGCGGATCACAACGCCATGGACCTTTACTGGCTCAGCCGCATCATCAGCGCCGAGAGTCGGGGCGAGAACATGACCGGCCAGATCGCCGTGGGCAATGTGGTGCTGAACCGGGTTGCGGCGAAGGAGTTCCCCAACACCATTCCCGCCGTGATCTTTGACCGCAAGCACGATGTCCAGTTCACGCCCGTCTCCAACGGCACAGTGTACCTGCCCCCCACGGCCAAATCCGTGGAGGCGGCCAAGCGGGTCCTGAACGGCGAGAACACCGCCGGCAAGGCTCTTTACTTCTACGCGCCCGCCCTGTCCCAGGGCACCTGGATCAACGCCAACCGGGCGTATCTCAAGACCATCGGCTGCCACCGGTTCTACCTGTAA